DNA sequence from the Odontesthes bonariensis isolate fOdoBon6 chromosome 18, fOdoBon6.hap1, whole genome shotgun sequence genome:
ATAGGTAAGATGCGACAAGGTATGGTGAATTATCGTGGATTCAGTGAAGCAGGAGATTCACGCCATTCACTGCTGGATAAACATTGTGTTCCCCAATTCCAGAAAAGTCTGGAAGCTttctaaaatgtaaataaaaacaggatgcagtgttttgcaaatctcataaaccaacatTTCATTCGAAGTAGATGATGGGGAAACGTatcaaatgtcaaaattgagacattttactatttgatgaaaaataaatagatgcTATATATAGTCTAGAAACCGCTCATCTTGGCATCTTTATGGCAGCAACATCTCcctaaaaacaaaaaggctggagggggggggcattggtgcctatggaactggcagctttcacatctggaaaggctccatcaatgctgaaagttTTGAGAGCAAGATCTTTTGTCATTTTCGGGGAAGgccttgcttatttcagcaagacaatgctaaaccgCATACTGCTTCTATTACAACGGCATGGCTTCACAGTGGAAGAGTCCAGTTgttggactggcctgcctgcagtccagaccttttaCCAACTGGTAACACTAGTGCATCATGAAACGCAAATAACAACAAAGAAGCTGGAATCCCTTATCAGAAAAGAATGGGACTACATTCCTCTACCAAAGGTCCAGCATCTGGGCTCTTTCGTCCCCAGATGTTTACAGTCTATAAACATGTCCCTGTTGCCATCAAATTAAAGCTGTGCTCAATATTTTACATTAAGaaataaaatgtctcactttcaacatttgtatTCTGTGTTGTAAAGAAAGTATTGGGTTAAAATCCCATTATATTCAGTTTTTATTAGCATTTTACACAGCGTACGACTCTTGTCATCTGGGTTACACTGAGATGTGCAACATCGAATGTGGTGTCCCAGCTCAACATGCTATACTGCAGCGGTACCTTTCTCACTTTATATCGTACAGAAACGGAGCAAAGAGTTGACCATTTTAAACCACGACGATATCGTCTCATTAAAtgtggtgtttgtgtgtattttcaTAGCGTGTTTGCATTAGTGCAATGGCAGAACTTCCGTCCGGACTGCTGGAGGCATGTGTGGTGGTTGGAGCTCCCAGTGACAAGCTTCGAGACACACACCTGGTATGTATACGCACAGGCAGACCAAAAGGCAAAACCACATACGTGATATCACTGTCAAGCAATTCACTTAAAATATGCAAACCCACAAATGGACGTGTCTACATTACCAACGTGGATACATCCCAGGGATTATTGTACTACCACTAGGGTCTACAAGGGTTACTTAATTAGTCAATTTGATTGGTTAGAAGTATTATATATGTTATTGTGTATTATTTTCCATCCATTTTGACTCAGATATAGATGGATTATCAATACTCATGCATTCCTACACGTGTATTACAGTTGTATAAAAGTTATCAGAAATAGTTTAGCTGTCGGAACAATTTCTAAATGCCTCAGATTGGATTTTGTGTATCGTATCTTTGTGTACAGTTCTTTTAACATGACATAAGACATCATATGTAATATTTCCAAACTTTCTCACTGCATACAGAGTAAATTAGATGAGCTTCCCCAGCTGGAAGCTGAGGTGCTGCAGGTTCACGCTCCACCCTTTGTGTCCAAGGAGAGTAACTCGAGCCAGGTGATTGGTCCAGCTTTCAGCCGTGTTCAAAGGAGGAGGAGCTTCATCAAAAAGGTAGAGATTATTTATGTATCTTTTATGGTGGAAAGTAAAAAATTGATCCAACAATGGAAAGTTGTTTTtccaaagtattttttttattacaatttCTAGCTCTCCTTTTTGTTAGTGAGTGTACCGTTTAATACCTACAGCAACTTTACATCTCGTCCAGATACATAAAACAGTGTGTTTTTGTATTTGGCAGAAGAGACGAGACCGTGCTGCAGAGGTGCTGTCTAACGGAGAGTCTCCCAGTCGTGCTGAAGCGTCCTCAGCGACTGAGGACATCAGCGTTCCAAAGGATCTGGATCTCATCGCTTTGCCACAGCTCTGTTTTCCTGGTACAGTGTCTTCTCTGTGACTAACTGACCACTACAGAGCTTTGATGGGAATAATATAGCAATATTCAATTTATCCCTCCGTTTATTTCAGCACTAGTCTGTGAACTTGTTCCgaaattttatgtttttaatgtatctgGACAAACGTGGGTTTATTTAAGACTGGTAGCCTTTGTTCACATTTTTAGTGCATGCATTACAATCAATTGTTGCCTGGCTGATGGCAGCAAACTGAAGTCTGAGATCTCTGGCTTTATCTATTTTTGTGCTCTGCTGGCTGAATATGGCTGGTATGCAATCCTGCGCTGCTTTCTTACTCTTGACCCACATGTCTTATTGTTTTGCAACCAACCCATTTCCATTCCTGTGTTTTTCGGTCAAGTAGCCTGGATAAATTTCCCACATAAACACTGGAGTTCTGGTGGTGTATGCGCATATGAGAGGATCGCGACCTTGattattgttgttttctttgaatAGGTGGTCTTCATTTAACCAGTGAGCAGAGAGAGGACAGTTACCACTTCCTGGTTTTTACTGACTTGTTTGGCAACCGAACCCATGGAGTTGTTGTTCAGTACTACAGAGCTGCACAGGTACAAACACACTTACtctttaaacatttaatcatGGTGAAAATAAGGAATTCGGACCATTGTTTCTCACTGGCTATCTGCTCTCTAAGTCCTGCCAGGAGGGTTATGCCCAGAACAACCGCAGGTGGAATTCAACCAAGTCCCGGCTCTATGCACCCTTTGCTGTGTGCATCATCTCTAAGTTCCCTTACTACAATGCCCTGAGAGACTGCTTGTCAtggtatttaatttaattacattaataCATAACTGGTAGATACATAACTTGCGTGTAGTATAATGCTATCATTTGATCCATTTCTCCTACTTGGTCTCCCTCCTCCCACAACATTCTCAGTCTGCTCGTCCAGTTAAGGACTACAAGACACGCTGACATTGAGGAAACAATCCAGGAGTTTTCAGCCAAGCTGTCCCTGGTGCCCATACCACCTCCTGGTCAGCTGCATGTGGTCAGGCAACGCTCatgttttcctcatttttaaaatgttttttttttttgttttgccccCTGCTTTCACTGATAGATCTCGAGagtaaaatgtgtttctgtATGTCAGTCCTTCAGTCTCCGTCCTCTTCAAGTGGTTCTCCTATCCAGGGAGGATCGGGACAGCCCTGTTGTTGACATCGATCTTCATCTACCGCTCCTGTGTTTCCCTCACGCAACCCTGCTCCTGGTAATGCAGGTCGTGTAGCATAAAGCGGTGAATTGACATATACCATAATGGATAAAAATCCGTTATTCCTCTCTCCTCCAGGTTCTGTCCTGCCTCCTTCAGGAAGAGAGGGTGGTCTTGTTCTCCTCTGACTGGGCAAAACTCACTCTGGTTGCAGAGAGTCTGCTGTTGTACTTGCAGGTTAGTTCAACAAACTTGTTAAAATGTTACAGTTTTCTCTTTAAATAGATATTCTTGCAACTTTGTTGATCCGTCTTAAGTTCTTCTGATATTTCTTTCAGCCCCTGTCCTGGCAGCAGCCTTATGTTCCTGTCCTGGCAAGAGGAATGTTGGACTTCCTCATGGCACCTACCACCTTCCTGATGGGCTGTCATATAAACCATTTGGAAGACGTTGCTGCAGTGAGTACACCAGTAAAATTAAGATGTTCAAACATCCATTTTCCCTGTCACAATGAAGAATTCCAAATCTCGTGTGTTGTGTCGAACAATAACAATTATAATCGGTCTTATTAGAAATAGACACGAATAATTGTGTTTACATGTCCAGTAGCTGTCTAAATAAGGAGAAAATATGTCGTGTCATGTTTCTCAGAGATTGCTTTGTTCTTTGCCAGCATCAGACACACTACAAGTTTAAATGTGAAATATGTAATTATCATCGTCTATTTGCTATTGTCTTGGATGATCTCTACAGCATTCAACAACAACTTTGTTCGTCTGTATCTGGCGTCTCACAGAAGCTTAATTCACATGCTTTACAGTAGCTGTCTGTTCTCCAGACTGAGCCCTTCTCCATTGTACTGTGTCGTTATGAATTGTACCCGTTGTACTAGcagtactgtatgtgtgtgtatgtctttATCTGTGTATATAGGAGACGGAGGACCTAATCCTAGTGAATATTGATGATGGCATCATTGAGTCGTCATGGTCAGAAATCGTCGACCTGCCCACTGTCCCTCTGGCTGCAGCAGAGAGCTTTACGTCAAGGTGCACACACGAGCCGCGCTGCAAAGCACACTTAATGtcaaaatttaaattaaaagcaGGATTTTTAAAGCATATAAATGTTTTGTAGAAACAGAGAGTGTGTgcccattttgaatttgatggcaacaTTATGTTTCAATAAAAGAAGTTTAAGTGCATCCCCACTTCCTTTCAAAAAAGTAAACAGTGTTTTGCAAACAGGAAACAAACTACAGTAGTTTTGAAAGTAAAATATTCTGTCATTGTTGCTGTATATTTGGTTTCAGTTGATCAACAGGTCAGGGTCTCTTTCTGTCGTGTACCACATCTCTTCTATGAGAAACTTGTTTGGACTGCAGGGaggccagtctaaaacccaaACTCTCTTTTTTTAGGGGAGCCATTCTGGTGTCTTACTTGAAGAAAATGTTCTGGCTTTGTTTTGTTGAAACAAGCAAGACCTTCCCCATAAAAGACAGACGCATATGTTCCTCCAAAGCCTTTGTTGATCACTTGGCATCACGTGCACAGTGTAGCCATACCATGGCTTTTGAACTGTGCACTGATGACGAGCTTGATTGTCCCTCTTATCTCTTTTCGTTGTGCATGCAGCAGCAATAATTCACCCAAGGTTTTCCTTTGCATACAGTGATTTCTGTGGATTCTCTGAATAGTTTAATGATATTTTGTACTTCTTTACTTAGAAATATTTGTCCACGTGGTCTTTGACTTGTTGGTTGACTCCTCCTCATTTTTacatcttcttctccttcttagTCTCAAAGTGAAAGTCTTTTTGCTGCGACTTGTAAGTGACTGGTTGCCAGTTATTTAGCAGTAAGATGCTCCTCTCTGTCACATCCTTTTGGGAATAAGGTTGTGTTAAGTATAATTTTAGTGCTCGCTCTGTCCTGTCAGCTGGAATCAAAGCTGGaatagattattattattatttttttttttgaatattAGAAATTTTAATAAATGTCATCCCCTAGATCAAATAAAAGCCACTTGAATCCATACCGTACTAGATGGTTCTTACATGACTGGTGTTTTTGTGTCCAGGGCAGAGAGCCTCCAGCTTCACTATGACTTGGAGTTGTGCCACCTGGGAGCAGGCACTGATGTCAACGGCCTTCTATCCCAGCGCAGAGACTGGCAGAAGAGACTAAACTCACAGATACAAAACATCGCCTTGGAACTAGTGGTCAACATCTTCAGGTAAGTCTAAACTTTAGGCCAGTCAGTAgcacacacatttattttaaacCCGTCTTCCAGTTGAAATAAACAAGTTCTTGTCAATGTTCCTCTCTGAATTTGTACTTTGTCAGAGAGGTCCAGGACTTTCTCAACCACGAGCACAGAGTTTTTAACAGCGAGGAGTTTCTGAGAACGAGGGAGCCAGCGGACCAGTTGTTTTACAAGAAGGTAAAATCACACATTTGCAAACAAAGATGCGCGCACAAGCACTCACACAAACTCCTGACCTCgtgtttctctttgttgttgtccCCAGGTATTAGAAACTCATATATTTCACTCATTCCTGCGAGACAGGCTCAACAGGAAACGTGACACCTTCAGCCGCATGGAGCAGAACACGCGTAACGATTTGCACAGGTATGACGTCACAGCTGAAGGCCAGCGGTAACCAGGCAACGACAGAGACGAGTACAAGTTGAATAGTGGCAGTTTTAATACAATGAAAGCAGGCTAATGTTCTGCTTCCAGGCATGCTCCAGAGCTCTTTAACTTGTTAAACTGATTAATGGTCTTATTATCATAGCTCTGCTGTGAAGTCTTGAAATTAATCATTTGTTTAAccttttttaaccacaaaaaaCTTCCTTCAGACATTTTCTGTAGCTCCTAATGAGACTCGCAACGATTAAGAGGAATGGTTTGACAATTCCTGTCTGCAAAGCTGTTCCAGTTCATCTGCATTGCTAGGATGTCTTGATTAAACAACCCTTTCTTGGCAATTCAACAGTATCTCAACAGGGTTAGAGTCAGAACTCTAAACTGGTCCCTCATTCTCAGCTAAGTCTCGGGTCATGGACGTTGTCCTAGATATTTTCCTATAAATGTCTGACAGGAGAATGTCAGTacaattttctcttttatttgttcCCTGAggtattttatttcatgttgcTCATGTGTCATCATAGAAGTGATGACAGGGACTGCTTGTTTAGTCAGCTTGATAAAACTGCTCTTTCCCCCAGTTTAAGCACAAACCACAACGTGAAAATCTTCCTGCTGATTCTTGTGCTAGCAGGAATCACGCCATGACCGCGTTCTCCCGTCGCCCTCCGATGGTTGAAATGTCCAGGAATGGCTACAACCGCTACACCCCTCCTGACCACAGACTGAGCAGGAGACTGGGAGCCAGTCTGCCTAATTTAGACCAGCCTTCCCTTGACTCTGCCACAACGTCGGTCATCAACTCCAACAGACAACACTCAGTTAGGAAGATGACCCCTGATGCTGGTCAGTACCAGTGAAGGAAAAGTTAAAGTAATCTGATAAACTACCACTTCATTTCTAATTACTTTTGTCTCCCTCTAGGGTTGAGGTCTTCTCAGGCAGCTGTGAAAGTTTTCCGTCTCCCTGAGTTCCCCCCACCTTTGGCCTATCAGTATGTCCAGAACTATTATTCGGACATGGTTGCGTCACTGGGGAAGGCTATTAATGCTGCACCACCTCATGAATCGTCTCTGCTGGCCAGGTACTCTGCAAAGAAGGGACTTATTGTACAAAGACATAGGTTTTTTTCATTCTTAGTACAGTGTGAAAGGGCATTAACAGTAAGGTTGAGTTGATCTATTTTATGTCTGACAGGATCGTTCAAATAAGTTATATTGCAGACTCTGACTTAACACCAAACAGAAACACTATAAGAGTAGGGAAATATTTTAAATAAGATAATGTTAAACCCCTTTaaggattctttttttcttgcattaTGCTTTTGCCTCATTCAGCTTTCGATTTAACTGCAAATCATTGAAAATCTGAGATGAAACTGTAGAGTTTTGCTGCATCATTGTTTCCTGGGGTAAGACTAGACAAACAGGTTATTGCTCATGAGTCAAGAAACTTTGTCATACCATTGGATAGTatctttttgtttattgttcAGTAATTATGAGTGAATTTGCCTTCACAAATGATGTAAATCCTCAGTGAATCAGCTGACCTCCAGATGACAAACAGTTGTACAGTTTCATatctctccatctcttcctccagGTATCATTACCTCCGTGGTTTGGTGAACACCGTGTCCAACAGGCGTCTCGATGCATTAGAGGATTTTCAGAGTCTTTACAAGACCGACGCTGAAATCTTCCCTTCTGAGATGGTTAAGTCTCTGGTTGACTCTCTGCCAGAATATGAACGTTTACAGGTTAGTTTCGGGCCATCATGATTAAGCACTTGTACTGTACTCCTTTACATCACCCACTAAAACTTTCCTATTAGAATTGCTACACTGACTTACAGTAAGATTTTAATGACTATCAGTGGCTCATTGTACTCATCTGTGGGCTTTACTAGAACGTACAGTTGAAGATGTTGGTAACTGACTATTTTAACCTTCCCAATTAGCAGCCgtgtaataaataaatgttgaaaTCTCAACACAGGCCGAAAGACGACCAGAACTCAAAAGCCTTATCAGTCGGGTTAAGAGGGACCAGGAGCGCGCATGTCAGGGCAACGGGCACGAGGAAGGCGCTGTTAAGCACTTCCAGCTGCCAAAAAAATACATGCAGCTGGAGGAGTTTGTGAAATGTGTTCAGGAGTCTGGCATTGTGAAAGACCAAGGAACCATTCATAGACTCTTTGATGCTCTAACTGTGGGTAAGTGTATTTTACAATGGCACATGCACATGTGTTGGCCTTCACTGAGAAGAAACCACTGACATTTGATTAAGTTAAGGGACCTAATGATTCATTCATCTCTATGGTCCTGTAAGTATGATAATTAAACACAAACCTTCCAGAAACTCCAAGTTTGGTGTTGGATTTGTTGGACTAACACAAACACTTGTCCATATAGATATTACCGCTGTTCCCCTCCTTCCTTTTTCTAGGCAAACATTTATTCCTCAGGTTAATCATTGCCTCATCCCCTCTGAAGTGCTCATCATACACCTTTGTAGATTCAACTAGGGTTTCACATGAACTTTTGTTGTTTCATTTTTAGCTCATATTTCATAGATTCTGCATGCTCCAGGTGGTGTGAGAGCTGCAGTGACTTAACAACATTTGTGTCTCACTCAGACCGATCAATCATGCTTGCAAGAAAGTAAGGAAGAAGTATTGCTTCTATCTTAAAGCTCGGGGTAGATTAGCTAAAAATTTAAGGAACTTTTTCAAGTTTTGGTCTTGAAAGCAGGAAGAAAGGTTAGAGTTGGAGCTTATCTTTCCCTCCACATTCGTTTGTTGGAGAAAGGCTTTTCCATCCTGTCAGCTATCATAACAAGCAATGCTTTTCTTTCCACCTCCAACCTGTGGAAAGAGATGGGGATTGTTGACTTTTAACTCCATCTTTGGTAACAGAATGTTTTCTCAAAAAGTTTTTGGTTTCATTGCTTATTAGAGAATGCTGTTGATCAGTGAAGGAGAGGGCATGGATTGTCCACAAGGACATACCAGATATTTGTAGGAATCTATTTGTAGAACTACTACTACATGAATAAAAAGAATATATTGAGTATGTTGGTATCAGCCAACTGCAGGCAACTTAAAAGAGATGTAAGAAAAACTCATCTGAATCAGTTTCCTGTGAGTAATAGTCCAATTTccttcaacccccccccccctttccttGAGCAGGACAGACATCACCCtgacttaggctacggctacacgaaaacgaaacgaggttttttttgaaaacgggtacgaaaattcttgcgaccacacggaaacgcgctgctggtccagacgaaaacgatgaaacgatgcagtacacacgccactgtgtcacgccacgctgtgagacaatagagaagtgttaaaattggctcacagcgtcaacgtgtgactgacgcaaaaacgttttagctgtaacaatggaaacgaaacgaggccgttttcaaactttcccactctggaacccgttttcaaaaactatcgttttggggtagtgggaacgccggctccgtgtggccgcgacagcgaaacgataagaaaaagtatcgtttacagtgaaaaacgtttccgtgtagccgcagccttacaGTTAGCCTTTAAAAGTAACTTCTtgatggaaaaagaaagaaagagaaaaaaatatgcACTGTTAAGTCTGAAGATTGTGAGTTTCTCTTTCAAAAAGCTTGGATACATGAAAACACCCGATCCAAATTCCATACTGCGTTTAAACAGATTTCTGCTTTAGTTTTACGATGAACCCGCCAACAAAAATCCCTCCACATCAGTGAATTTGTTGTGGAGTTTCCCAGGCATATAACCAAACCCCTGCAGGTATTTCTACCCTTCTGAACCCACCAAACACTGTCATATGTGGTCGACTGAGTTTCTGTTTAGCAAGGTTATTTATGGTATTGTATAATTTGCTTTTTACCCTTCCCCTGCTTTCACCCTTATAAGCATGAATGAAACAGACCTTTAAGACTTCTGTCTGTACATATATAACTGGCACAGATTCTGAAAGCTGTTGGGTTCCCTATTTTGAACAGTAATGTCATGTTGAGTCccttatttttgtgaaaagaaGACTAATTACCTCTCCGTAAAGAGGTATAGTAATTGTGATTACGACTTCATTACTACTCCGTGGCTGATTCTCTCTCCATGAGATGTTGGTTGGGTGGAAGGCCTCACACAGACATTGCATTGTGAGGAAGACGGCCTCCAACTGCTCACTCTGCAGGCATGCAGGCACATTAGACCGTTTGGAGAGGGAGACAGAGTTGGCCTAGTCAGCGAGCAGATGtcggtgcatgtgtgtgtgaagctGAGTCGTTCAAACAAAGCTGCTCAGTCTGCCATTTCAGAGTAAATGAATATTGAAATACAGGTTTAAGATTCAGTCTCACAGGGCACGTGGCTCAGCTGACACAGGGCAGTGCATGCTGGACACCAACTGTGCCGAATTGTTTTgcaaatgtgtgtttttgtttcaggTCATCAGAAGCAGGTTGGTCCTGACTTGTTTAGAGTGTTTTACACCATCTGGAAGGAGACCGAGGCCGAGGCTCAAGAGGTCTGTACTGTATATGCAGGACTGTAAGAAGGTTTTGAATGTACTGAATGTATTCCACTGCAGGTGGAATATATATGACTGCTTATTATAGCTAATTTTATAAGCCTGTCTTTATCTATTGATGATATTAACAAGCTGCATCAGGAAACCTGGGTCTTGTAAAGTTATTATTTTACCATCAAATCTGATAATGGTCCATTTGCAAGTAACTCAGTAAAAACTCTCATATCTTATTAATTAATGAGTAAAAATAAATTCGTACAATAGGAAGTATTTGGCAGCTTCTATTTACTGCACTACTGTTGCTCTTGATCATGAAAAGTAGTCGATGTCGTTGTTCGCTTAGCTGCTCTACACAAAATTCTAAATTTAAGGTTTTTGTTTGACTTCAAGGTGTGTCTGCCGGCGTCTGTGTTGGAGCACATCGAAACCAGCGAGTGCGTCTTCAAGCTGTCGTCCTCAGTCAAGACGAGCCGCGGTGTGGGGAAGATCGCCATGACTCAGCGGCGGCTCTTCCTGCTGACCGATGGGCGACCAGGATATGTGGAAGTGGCGCAGTACCGAGATTTAGAGGTGAGAGGAAAAGGATCGATATCGAACCGAAAGAGAGGTTTAGCTTTTCCTGAATTGTTCAAATCTAATTAAAATGCCACGTTCCCGTCTTTTCCTTTAGGAGGTGAGGGTGTCCTCGGCTCCCTTCCTGCTTGCGCGCATCCCCAGCCTGAAGCTACGCGTTCGGGGAAGGAAGGAGACATTTGAGGCTAATTTGAAAACAGAAACTGAGCTTTGGAACCTGATGGTCAAAGAGATGTGGGCTGGGCGAATCATAGCTGACCAACACAAGGTACATTTGTACTCTAAGGAGGGTGTGTGAGTAAATGTGATCATACAAAAGTGTGGGACCAGAAAACAATAATGTGTGCACCAGGCTAATTTAGTCAGTTATTTGCCTTTTAATACTCACGTCTCATATTCATCTCAGCATAAGTTACCTTTTGGCtgtggttgtgtgtgtttgctctaATTCTTACGAGCTTCAATGACCTTTGTTGGTGAGATTAAAATGAGGTGGAAATAAACATGAATACAGTTGAGCAGAGACAGGTTTTTCCTTTGTGAAACCAGATGATGTAGCTGTAACACGTCTGTCTCTCACTTCTGTCGTGTTTTGACATCTGCTCAGTCAAGCATGTTACCAAAACACATGTCCATAAGCCGCACTATTGAGAAAATGCTGTACTTTGTGTTGATTTTACCCCCAAAATCCCACTTTCTCTGTCCATAGAAAGAGTTAATTGATTGTCAGAGTAATTTTATTTAGCCTTAAATAAGAACATTTTTGGTTCTGGGTTTTCAAATGTTAAAAGTTCTGTGCTTGTTTTTGTGATGTCACAGTCAAACGAAAcagcttttttgttttgtattcttAGTGGGATAATTGGACATTTTGGAATCTTGATCATTTTAATCCTCCGACTTCTTCTTTTCCACCAATTAATTTTGTATTGACATTTATTCTTTCCCATTTTATTTGAAAGTGCTTTTGTGACCCTTTGCCTTTTAATTGACAATCACCGTCGGGTTTAAGTCATAATTTGTCCAATTCTTTGGACTAcaatgcaaacaaacaaactgtgaTGCACGCAGAATTAAAAAGATGTAATAAATCTTTCTCCAGGATCCCCAGTACATGCAGCAGGCCCTGACCAACGCCTTGTTAATGGACGCTGTTGTGGGCAGCCTTCAGAGCAGTAAGGCCATCTACGCTGCTTCTAAGCTGGCTCACTTTGACCGCATCAAGATGGAAGGTAGAGAAGTGTTGCTTATGATGTGCTATTTCACCATTGAGTTCCCTTTCACTCAGTTTGGTTGTTGATATCGCCCTGTCTGAGTCACACCTAACGGACATTGTATCACTTCTGGAGGAGGTTTGTTCATTTTGGGGGGTTTTGTGCTTTGCATCTGTGCAGTCCTGTATTAACAATTACTTGTCCAATGACATCGCAAAGAGAAAGGACACACTAAAGCTAAATGTACACATTCTGGACAGGGAAAAAAGAGCATTTGGGAGAAAATTTAAAGAAGCCATCTAGAGCCCTTTTCAGACATCACTTTGTAGCTGGGACTGATGGGAAATAGTTGAAGTTACTTACAGGAGAGCCAGATTTACTGAACACGCAACGTCAGCATGAGCTAATTCTACGATGGCTGCTTGGTATGTGTGACATACCATAGAGGAACAACAGGCTAATGaggaagtcttttttttttgtctcacagATAAGGTGAAACCCATTTGTGAAAAGGGCATATGTTAAAGAGTGGCCTCAGGCATCACCTGCATACCTCACAATGTAGCcttgacccccccccccgcgaTTTCACAATAATATGTTTGCATCTTGAATCAAAGGATCAAAACGTCTCACAGGTCGGCCTGGTTGGGTAAACAATGAATCTAGTGACTAACAGGCCAGGCGGATGGGTCAGTACCACACATGTGACTGTCAATTTGCATATGTCCTAGCAGCTGCTTCAAAGACTTCAATCCCCCCCAGTCAGAGGTGGAGGTCCTCCTGTTCAACCATTTAGGATTATTATGACCTGAAATGACAGTTATCATCTACACTATTAACTACACGAGTTATTTGCCTCtcatttttttgtgtctctagTTCCAATGATGGTTCCCAAGACAACTTCAGAGACGCTGAAACACAAGATCAACCCTTCACTTGAACTTGCTGCACCTCAGGCTGTGGATGTACTTCTG
Encoded proteins:
- the dennd3a gene encoding DENN domain-containing protein 3 isoform X2; translation: MAELPSGLLEACVVVGAPSDKLRDTHLSKLDELPQLEAEVLQVHAPPFVSKESNSSQVIGPAFSRVQRRRSFIKKKRRDRAAEVLSNGESPSRAEASSATEDISVPKDLDLIALPQLCFPGGLHLTSEQREDSYHFLVFTDLFGNRTHGVVVQYYRAAQSCQEGYAQNNRRWNSTKSRLYAPFAVCIISKFPYYNALRDCLSCLLVQLRTTRHADIEETIQEFSAKLSLVPIPPPGQLHVSFSLRPLQVVLLSREDRDSPVVDIDLHLPLLCFPHATLLLVLSCLLQEERVVLFSSDWAKLTLVAESLLLYLQPLSWQQPYVPVLARGMLDFLMAPTTFLMGCHINHLEDVAAETEDLILVNIDDGIIESSWSEIVDLPTVPLAAAESFTSRAESLQLHYDLELCHLGAGTDVNGLLSQRRDWQKRLNSQIQNIALELVVNIFREVQDFLNHEHRVFNSEEFLRTREPADQLFYKKVLETHIFHSFLRDRLNRKRDTFSRMEQNTRNDLHRNHAMTAFSRRPPMVEMSRNGYNRYTPPDHRLSRRLGASLPNLDQPSLDSATTSVINSNRQHSVRKMTPDAGLRSSQAAVKVFRLPEFPPPLAYQYVQNYYSDMVASLGKAINAAPPHESSLLARYHYLRGLVNTVSNRRLDALEDFQSLYKTDAEIFPSEMVKSLVDSLPEYERLQAERRPELKSLISRVKRDQERACQGNGHEEGAVKHFQLPKKYMQLEEFVKCVQESGIVKDQGTIHRLFDALTVGHQKQVGPDLFRVFYTIWKETEAEAQEVCLPASVLEHIETSECVFKLSSSVKTSRGVGKIAMTQRRLFLLTDGRPGYVEVAQYRDLEEVRVSSAPFLLARIPSLKLRVRGRKETFEANLKTETELWNLMVKEMWAGRIIADQHKDPQYMQQALTNALLMDAVVGSLQSSKAIYAASKLAHFDRIKMEVPMMVPKTTSETLKHKINPSLELAAPQAVDVLLYTPGQLWVSVSGGKVMVFDASSWSLTHTCQVGNARLNCMLGVDKDQVWIGSEDSVIYIISMVAMVCNRQLTEHRAEVTGLALCNDKYSKTVAYSCSAEGTIMVWDVATLQVKRHFRLSCSRLQSVYSSNGTLWCCSRDSIMEVWRNGLVKNRMNLPEQQRATISSVLLLPEKDELWSVCVDSAEVCVWHIKDNTKPSHRVALQDCTGCNCMIKVKNQVWVGGVGRSSTKGKVYIVDTESYRVLKELHGHSDRVMALCSAEDRYVLSGAGKHDGKIAIWKVE
- the dennd3a gene encoding DENN domain-containing protein 3 isoform X1, which codes for MAELPSGLLEACVVVGAPSDKLRDTHLSKLDELPQLEAEVLQVHAPPFVSKESNSSQVIGPAFSRVQRRRSFIKKKRRDRAAEVLSNGESPSRAEASSATEDISVPKDLDLIALPQLCFPGGLHLTSEQREDSYHFLVFTDLFGNRTHGVVVQYYRAAQSCQEGYAQNNRRWNSTKSRLYAPFAVCIISKFPYYNALRDCLSCLLVQLRTTRHADIEETIQEFSAKLSLVPIPPPGQLHVSFSLRPLQVVLLSREDRDSPVVDIDLHLPLLCFPHATLLLVLSCLLQEERVVLFSSDWAKLTLVAESLLLYLQPLSWQQPYVPVLARGMLDFLMAPTTFLMGCHINHLEDVAAETEDLILVNIDDGIIESSWSEIVDLPTVPLAAAESFTSRAESLQLHYDLELCHLGAGTDVNGLLSQRRDWQKRLNSQIQNIALELVVNIFREVQDFLNHEHRVFNSEEFLRTREPADQLFYKKVLETHIFHSFLRDRLNRKRDTFSRMEQNTRNDLHSRNHAMTAFSRRPPMVEMSRNGYNRYTPPDHRLSRRLGASLPNLDQPSLDSATTSVINSNRQHSVRKMTPDAGLRSSQAAVKVFRLPEFPPPLAYQYVQNYYSDMVASLGKAINAAPPHESSLLARYHYLRGLVNTVSNRRLDALEDFQSLYKTDAEIFPSEMVKSLVDSLPEYERLQAERRPELKSLISRVKRDQERACQGNGHEEGAVKHFQLPKKYMQLEEFVKCVQESGIVKDQGTIHRLFDALTVGHQKQVGPDLFRVFYTIWKETEAEAQEVCLPASVLEHIETSECVFKLSSSVKTSRGVGKIAMTQRRLFLLTDGRPGYVEVAQYRDLEEVRVSSAPFLLARIPSLKLRVRGRKETFEANLKTETELWNLMVKEMWAGRIIADQHKDPQYMQQALTNALLMDAVVGSLQSSKAIYAASKLAHFDRIKMEVPMMVPKTTSETLKHKINPSLELAAPQAVDVLLYTPGQLWVSVSGGKVMVFDASSWSLTHTCQVGNARLNCMLGVDKDQVWIGSEDSVIYIISMVAMVCNRQLTEHRAEVTGLALCNDKYSKTVAYSCSAEGTIMVWDVATLQVKRHFRLSCSRLQSVYSSNGTLWCCSRDSIMEVWRNGLVKNRMNLPEQQRATISSVLLLPEKDELWSVCVDSAEVCVWHIKDNTKPSHRVALQDCTGCNCMIKVKNQVWVGGVGRSSTKGKVYIVDTESYRVLKELHGHSDRVMALCSAEDRYVLSGAGKHDGKIAIWKVE